The following are encoded in a window of Salinibacter ruber DSM 13855 genomic DNA:
- a CDS encoding TRAP transporter large permease, producing MGADLLAPLMFAGALLLIFSGYPVAFSLGGTALAFVFIGEQAGLLSWGLLRAMPSRIFGVMSNFILLAVPFFIFMGTMLEKSRLAEDLLTTIGQLFGVVRGGLAIAVVFVGALLAAATGVVGASVVAMGLISMPVMLRYGYSEELSSGVITAAGTLGQIIPPSIVLIVLADQLGISVGDLFIGALVPGVALASLYALYAGGVALLWPDVAPALPADTRDISPGRLAQRVLLVMLPPLVLILLVLGSIFAGVATPTEAGALGAVGAMALAAANGRLSMDALHETMDETMRLTSMVMFLLVGSTAFSLVFRGLGGDFWVEGLLTNLPGGVIGFLLVANLVIFLLGFFIDFFEIAFIIIPLLQAPAARLLPPEFGATADAALVWFGVMVGMNLQTSFLTPPFGFALFYLRGVAPDEVATTQIYRGAVPFIVIQVLGLLALTLYPEMVTWAL from the coding sequence ATGGGTGCCGATCTTCTCGCGCCGCTGATGTTTGCGGGGGCCCTTCTGCTGATCTTTTCCGGGTACCCCGTCGCGTTTTCCCTCGGCGGGACGGCGCTCGCATTTGTGTTTATCGGCGAGCAGGCGGGGCTGCTCAGTTGGGGCCTTCTGCGGGCGATGCCGTCCCGCATCTTCGGGGTGATGTCGAACTTCATCCTCCTGGCGGTGCCCTTTTTCATCTTCATGGGCACCATGCTGGAGAAGTCGCGCCTGGCGGAGGACCTGCTTACGACGATCGGGCAGCTGTTCGGGGTGGTGCGCGGGGGGCTCGCGATCGCCGTCGTGTTCGTGGGGGCGCTGCTGGCCGCGGCCACGGGCGTCGTGGGGGCGTCGGTCGTGGCGATGGGGCTCATTTCGATGCCCGTGATGCTGCGCTACGGATACTCCGAAGAGCTGTCCTCCGGTGTCATTACGGCGGCGGGCACCCTCGGGCAAATCATCCCGCCGAGCATTGTGCTGATCGTGCTGGCCGACCAGCTCGGCATCAGCGTGGGGGACCTCTTCATCGGGGCGCTCGTGCCGGGCGTTGCCCTGGCGAGCCTGTACGCCCTGTACGCGGGCGGGGTGGCGCTCCTCTGGCCCGACGTGGCGCCGGCCCTGCCCGCCGACACCCGTGACATTTCGCCGGGGCGGCTCGCCCAACGCGTGCTTCTCGTGATGCTGCCGCCGCTCGTGCTCATTCTGCTCGTGCTGGGCAGCATCTTCGCCGGGGTGGCCACGCCCACCGAGGCCGGGGCGCTCGGGGCCGTGGGGGCCATGGCCCTCGCCGCGGCCAACGGGCGCCTGTCGATGGATGCCCTCCACGAGACGATGGACGAGACGATGCGGCTCACCTCCATGGTCATGTTCTTGCTCGTGGGCTCCACGGCCTTCTCGCTCGTGTTTCGGGGGCTGGGGGGCGACTTCTGGGTGGAGGGGCTGCTGACGAACCTTCCGGGCGGGGTGATCGGCTTCCTACTCGTGGCCAACCTGGTCATCTTTCTGCTCGGGTTCTTCATCGACTTCTTCGAGATCGCGTTCATCATCATTCCGCTGCTGCAGGCGCCGGCCGCTCGGCTGCTGCCGCCGGAGTTTGGGGCCACGGCAGACGCCGCGCTCGTCTGGTTCGGGGTGATGGTGGGCATGAACCTGCAGACCTCGTTTCTGACGCCGCCGTTCGGGTTCGCGCTCTTCTACCTCCGGGGCGTGGCGCCCGACGAGGTGGCCACCACTCAGATCTACCGGGGCGCGGTCCCGTTCATCGTGATTCAGGTGCTTGGGCTGCTGGCATTGACGCTCTACCCCGAAATGGTCACCTGGGCGCTGTGA